One Candidatus Sulfurimonas baltica DNA segment encodes these proteins:
- a CDS encoding winged helix-turn-helix domain-containing protein, translating into MVVKVKTWIEDDNEHLVFGGGKTQILELIDETGSISEASKRVGMNYKKAWSHIKILQEYIEDDLVVVKKGRDSGGTALTPKAKELILKYKLLEKEVRDFSTKRFEEIFMADGEIINCTKGSQDV; encoded by the coding sequence ATGGTAGTAAAAGTTAAGACCTGGATAGAAGATGACAATGAGCATCTAGTCTTTGGTGGTGGTAAAACTCAAATCTTAGAACTAATCGATGAAACAGGTTCTATCTCAGAAGCTTCCAAGAGAGTTGGGATGAACTATAAAAAAGCTTGGTCTCACATAAAGATACTTCAAGAGTATATTGAAGATGATTTAGTGGTGGTTAAAAAAGGAAGAGATTCCGGCGGAACAGCACTAACACCCAAAGCAAAAGAACTTATACTCAAGTATAAACTCTTAGAAAAAGAAGTTAGAGATTTTTCAACTAAAAGATTTGAAGAGATTTTTATGGCAGATGGAGAGATTATTAATTGTACAAAGGGGAGTCAAGATGTATAA
- a CDS encoding ModE family transcriptional regulator has translation MDNIEQILKQYLNDDGKINCLDAFKLARELHVEPKEIAEITKKHGIRIDNCELGVFGSKDFGDAIDDIYEKLSSKANSEKKLECSAAWEVAKEFSLNRVGSTTKKSDIEVIYCQLGCFRTRIHHGSKS, from the coding sequence ATGGATAACATAGAGCAAATTTTAAAGCAATATCTAAATGATGATGGAAAGATTAATTGTTTAGATGCTTTTAAATTGGCTAGAGAGCTACATGTAGAACCAAAAGAGATAGCTGAGATTACTAAAAAACATGGTATCAGAATTGACAACTGCGAACTTGGCGTTTTTGGCAGTAAAGATTTTGGCGATGCAATAGATGATATATATGAAAAACTATCTTCAAAAGCTAACAGTGAAAAAAAACTAGAGTGTAGTGCTGCCTGGGAGGTAGCTAAAGAATTTTCTTTGAATAGAGTTGGTTCTACTACTAAAAAAAGTGACATTGAAGTTATATATTGTCAACTTGGATGTTTTAGAACAAGGATTCATCATGGTAGTAAAAGTTAA
- the fdhD gene encoding formate dehydrogenase accessory sulfurtransferase FdhD, translating to MPNSKYLKTIIIDRVNGDEITEVEDVTIEEARLNVYLNGEKIISMMCIPKDQKAHAIGFLMSENVITHVSDVESIEVSEDGLRVDIKAAVDTDSLQNLYKEKTLVSGCGGGITGNVAGSLEIPFNQTSFVISPETISDEVKKFYADSELYTLTGCVHKATLFLEDKSTVTAEDIGRHNAIDKVVGKCKIDGLDTTKSVLFVSGRLSSEMVVKAVMHRIPIVVSRTAPTYLGVQTANKHGITLIGFARGRKMNIYTHSGRVHG from the coding sequence ATGCCAAATAGTAAATATTTAAAAACTATCATCATTGACAGAGTAAACGGTGATGAGATAACAGAAGTAGAAGATGTAACTATTGAAGAAGCAAGACTAAATGTTTACCTAAATGGTGAAAAAATCATATCTATGATGTGTATACCTAAAGATCAAAAGGCACATGCAATTGGCTTTTTGATGAGTGAAAATGTAATCACTCACGTAAGTGATGTGGAGTCTATAGAAGTAAGTGAAGATGGTTTAAGAGTAGATATCAAAGCAGCAGTTGATACAGACTCACTACAAAACCTATATAAAGAAAAAACACTAGTAAGCGGTTGTGGTGGAGGAATTACCGGTAATGTTGCCGGAAGTCTGGAAATTCCATTTAATCAAACTAGTTTTGTGATTAGCCCAGAGACTATTAGCGATGAAGTTAAAAAATTCTACGCTGATAGCGAACTGTATACACTGACAGGTTGTGTTCATAAAGCAACGCTGTTTTTAGAAGATAAAAGTACTGTTACTGCCGAAGACATAGGTAGACACAACGCAATAGATAAAGTTGTTGGTAAATGCAAAATAGATGGACTTGACACAACAAAATCAGTTTTATTTGTTAGTGGAAGACTAAGTTCTGAAATGGTTGTAAAAGCAGTTATGCATAGAATTCCCATAGTGGTATCTAGAACTGCTCCGACATACCTTGGAGTACAAACAGCCAATAAACACGGAATAACCCTTATAGGCTTTGCTAGAGGAAGAAAAATGAACATATATACACATAGTGGAAGAGTTCATGGATAA
- a CDS encoding formate dehydrogenase subunit gamma, whose translation MKSKYIIIALIALSSLAFGYSESVVWSDNLIDNILGYDKKGSLHLGQYFTILQSTYFKPLFLGVLFGVPAVFVVHYLVIGPMIFSHDRKKIYVFTLFHRVIHTIAGISFILLIPTGLIMMFGSTFGGGEFVRVNKEIHAISTLLFIVSIVPMFFMWLRWMFLHWDDIKWLMIVGGYLNKDKKPVPAGRFNAGQKTWYWLATLGGFLMIVTGVAMYFQDFRFEILNTYHISQIDFLRASAIVHNVLGLAILALFFVHIYMAVFAIKGAIHSMINGYKEEEEVEVLHSSYYRELKEKGEV comes from the coding sequence ATGAAAAGTAAATATATCATAATCGCTCTTATCGCACTCTCTTCACTAGCCTTCGGGTATAGTGAGAGTGTTGTATGGAGCGATAATCTGATTGATAATATCCTTGGTTACGATAAGAAGGGTTCATTACATTTAGGACAATATTTTACTATATTACAAAGTACATATTTTAAACCACTGTTTTTGGGTGTTTTATTTGGAGTGCCAGCTGTATTCGTTGTACATTATCTGGTAATTGGTCCAATGATTTTCTCTCATGATAGAAAGAAAATTTATGTATTTACTCTGTTTCATAGAGTTATTCATACTATCGCAGGTATATCGTTCATCTTACTTATTCCTACGGGTCTAATTATGATGTTTGGTAGTACTTTTGGTGGTGGAGAATTTGTAAGAGTAAATAAAGAGATTCATGCAATCTCAACACTTCTTTTTATAGTAAGTATTGTACCTATGTTTTTTATGTGGCTGAGATGGATGTTCCTTCATTGGGATGACATTAAGTGGCTAATGATAGTAGGCGGTTATTTAAATAAAGATAAAAAGCCGGTTCCTGCAGGTAGATTTAATGCTGGGCAGAAAACTTGGTATTGGTTAGCTACTCTTGGTGGCTTTTTAATGATAGTTACGGGTGTGGCTATGTATTTTCAAGACTTTAGATTTGAAATACTAAATACATACCATATCTCTCAAATTGACTTTTTAAGAGCAAGTGCTATTGTTCATAATGTTTTAGGATTAGCTATTTTAGCTCTTTTCTTTGTACATATCTACATGGCAGTATTTGCGATTAAAGGTGCTATCCACAGTATGATAAACGGTTATAAAGAAGAAGAAGAAGTTGAAGTTCTTCATAGTTCTTATTATAGAGAGCTAAAAGAAAAAGGCGAAGTTTAA
- the fdh3B gene encoding formate dehydrogenase FDH3 subunit beta gives MSESSRLKFFCDEHRCISCDGCSVACAQAHELPAGINRRKVIAMNEGIAGLEYSLSIACMHCTDAPCEQVCPTDCFYIREDGIVLHDKEKCIGCAYCLYACPFGAPQFPQDGAFGVKGVMDKCTMCAGGPQETNSHKEREMYGQNRIAEGKVPVCASMCATKALLVGDSEAISAIYRERVLSVGHGAKTQPYGWSTAYGSKI, from the coding sequence ATGAGTGAAAGTTCAAGATTAAAGTTTTTTTGTGATGAGCACAGATGTATTTCTTGTGATGGTTGTTCTGTAGCTTGTGCCCAAGCGCACGAGTTACCAGCGGGCATTAACAGAAGAAAAGTAATTGCCATGAATGAAGGTATTGCTGGGTTAGAATACTCTTTATCTATTGCTTGTATGCACTGTACAGATGCTCCTTGTGAGCAAGTTTGTCCTACTGATTGTTTCTATATCAGAGAGGACGGTATCGTTTTACACGACAAAGAAAAATGTATTGGCTGTGCTTACTGTCTATACGCTTGTCCTTTTGGCGCTCCTCAATTCCCACAGGATGGGGCTTTTGGAGTTAAAGGCGTAATGGACAAATGTACTATGTGTGCTGGTGGTCCCCAAGAGACTAACTCACACAAAGAGAGAGAAATGTACGGTCAAAATAGAATCGCAGAAGGTAAAGTACCTGTTTGTGCTTCTATGTGTGCTACTAAAGCATTACTTGTTGGTGATTCAGAAGCAATCTCTGCTATTTATAGAGAGAGAGTATTATCAGTTGGCCATGGCGCTAAAACACAACCTTATGGATGGTCAACAGCATATGGTTCTAAAATATAG
- a CDS encoding formate dehydrogenase subunit alpha gives MLVDTYETLKAQIGRRSFMKMAAVATATGVTSAFANDGVTRAATQEEVKNPFPGSKNVKTICTACSVGCGIIAEVQNGVWVRQEVAQDHPISLGGHCCKGADMIDMVRSEIRLKHPMVKEAGIWKRLSWDDALDRIATKLRDSHKTAGPDSAMFLGSAKMSTEQAYYFRKFAAMYGTNNIDHQARIUHSATVAGVANTWGYGAMTNSLGDIQNSKAIIIFGANPAVNHPVGFQHFLKAKERNNAKIIVIDPVFTKTAAKADHYCRIRPGTDIPFMYGMLHLIFKNGWHDEKFIKDRVYGMQDIMEEAKKWNPKKVEDVTGVPAAQLIQVTTLYARSNPGTLIWAMGLTQHSNGSSNTRLAPILQLALGNMGVEGGGTNILRGHDNVQGATDMACLSDTLPGYYGLAEGSWKYFAKSWGVDYDWLTGRFKSKEWMGKKGFTLARWWAGVLDGKDGNDKIHNAGTNLKNLFVMGNGITSIAQQAKVKEGLDNLDMIVLCDPFVNEAAILTDKQDNVFILPAATQFETSGTVTATNRSVQWRSKVVEPMYESKTDHDIMFELAKRLGFYDEYTAGMKIKENKKDFTWPEDATDEIARIIKTIGLTGWTAARIKRQTENWHMFDQISGRGYGKMKGEYYGLPWPAWTETHGGSPLLYNINRSVVDGGMGFRNRFGLEHDGQDLLAAAGSAPKDSANKDGYPEITAENIEKVLGITLTADEKSKIGKNWKVDTSNIIAQKCMQKGIAPFGNARARTKVWGFADEIPIHREPLHSPRQDLAKAYPSFADKTDHFRVDTKYISKQTEKDWSKEFPINLVTGRLVNMNGAGMENRASKYLAALSPEMFCSINPDLAGKYGIRDGSMMWIHSPEGTKIKVKAKYSHAVTEDRIFMPFHFAGHFQGEDLSHKYPKGTKPYAVGESANTVTNYGYDIVTQIPETKGGLCRIEYA, from the coding sequence ATGTTAGTTGACACATATGAAACACTTAAAGCTCAAATCGGTAGAAGGTCATTTATGAAAATGGCAGCTGTCGCTACGGCTACTGGTGTTACTAGTGCATTTGCTAATGATGGTGTAACAAGAGCTGCTACACAAGAGGAAGTAAAAAATCCTTTTCCTGGCTCTAAAAATGTTAAAACTATCTGTACTGCATGTTCGGTTGGATGTGGTATTATCGCAGAAGTACAAAACGGCGTTTGGGTAAGACAAGAGGTCGCGCAAGACCATCCTATTTCTTTAGGTGGACATTGCTGTAAAGGCGCTGATATGATTGATATGGTTAGGTCTGAGATTAGACTTAAGCATCCAATGGTAAAAGAAGCTGGAATATGGAAAAGATTAAGTTGGGACGATGCACTAGACAGAATCGCAACTAAATTAAGAGATTCTCATAAAACAGCAGGACCAGACTCAGCAATGTTTTTAGGATCTGCAAAAATGAGTACTGAACAGGCATATTATTTTAGAAAATTTGCCGCAATGTATGGAACGAATAATATAGATCACCAAGCTAGAATTTGACATAGTGCAACAGTCGCCGGTGTGGCGAATACATGGGGTTATGGCGCTATGACCAATTCACTTGGAGATATACAAAATTCAAAGGCAATTATAATTTTTGGAGCGAATCCTGCGGTAAATCACCCAGTTGGATTTCAACATTTTTTAAAGGCCAAGGAAAGAAACAACGCAAAAATTATTGTAATAGATCCAGTATTTACTAAAACTGCTGCAAAAGCAGACCATTATTGCCGTATAAGACCTGGTACAGATATCCCATTTATGTATGGAATGCTGCATCTAATCTTCAAAAATGGCTGGCATGATGAAAAGTTTATCAAAGACAGAGTTTATGGTATGCAAGACATTATGGAAGAAGCTAAAAAGTGGAATCCGAAAAAAGTTGAAGATGTAACAGGTGTGCCTGCTGCTCAACTTATTCAAGTTACAACATTATATGCTAGATCTAATCCTGGTACATTGATTTGGGCTATGGGTTTAACTCAGCATTCAAACGGAAGTTCTAATACTAGACTTGCTCCTATTTTACAACTAGCTCTTGGAAACATGGGTGTTGAAGGTGGTGGAACTAATATTCTTAGAGGTCACGACAATGTTCAAGGTGCTACAGATATGGCATGTTTATCTGACACGTTACCAGGGTACTATGGCCTAGCTGAAGGTTCATGGAAGTACTTTGCAAAATCCTGGGGTGTTGACTACGATTGGTTAACTGGAAGATTTAAGTCTAAAGAATGGATGGGTAAAAAAGGATTTACTCTTGCTCGTTGGTGGGCTGGTGTGCTAGATGGTAAAGATGGCAACGATAAGATACATAATGCCGGTACTAATCTTAAAAATCTTTTTGTAATGGGTAATGGTATTACATCAATTGCTCAACAAGCTAAAGTAAAAGAAGGATTAGACAACTTAGACATGATTGTTCTTTGTGACCCTTTTGTTAATGAAGCAGCAATTTTAACTGACAAGCAGGATAATGTGTTTATTTTACCAGCTGCAACTCAGTTTGAAACATCTGGAACTGTAACTGCAACTAATAGATCAGTTCAGTGGAGATCAAAAGTTGTAGAACCTATGTATGAGTCAAAAACTGACCATGACATTATGTTTGAACTGGCAAAAAGACTCGGTTTTTATGACGAGTATACAGCCGGTATGAAGATTAAAGAGAATAAAAAAGATTTTACATGGCCTGAAGATGCTACTGATGAAATTGCAAGAATCATTAAAACCATTGGTTTGACTGGTTGGACGGCTGCGAGAATCAAAAGGCAAACTGAAAACTGGCATATGTTTGATCAAATCTCTGGACGTGGATATGGCAAAATGAAGGGTGAATATTATGGTTTACCTTGGCCAGCATGGACTGAGACACATGGTGGAAGTCCATTATTATATAACATAAACAGAAGTGTTGTAGATGGTGGTATGGGATTTAGAAATAGATTTGGCTTAGAACATGATGGTCAAGATTTACTTGCAGCTGCAGGAAGTGCTCCAAAAGACTCTGCAAATAAAGACGGTTACCCTGAGATAACAGCTGAGAATATAGAAAAAGTTCTTGGAATTACTCTAACAGCTGATGAAAAAAGTAAAATTGGTAAAAACTGGAAAGTTGATACTTCTAATATTATTGCCCAAAAATGTATGCAAAAAGGTATAGCTCCTTTTGGAAATGCAAGAGCTAGAACTAAAGTATGGGGATTTGCAGACGAAATTCCAATACACAGAGAGCCTTTACACTCTCCAAGACAAGATTTAGCAAAGGCATATCCTTCTTTTGCGGATAAAACAGATCACTTTAGAGTTGATACTAAATATATTTCGAAGCAGACGGAGAAAGACTGGTCAAAAGAGTTCCCAATTAACTTAGTTACGGGAAGACTTGTAAATATGAACGGTGCAGGTATGGAAAATAGAGCTTCTAAGTATTTAGCTGCCTTGTCTCCAGAGATGTTTTGTAGTATTAACCCTGATTTAGCAGGTAAGTATGGAATTAGAGATGGTTCAATGATGTGGATTCATTCACCAGAAGGTACGAAAATTAAAGTTAAGGCTAAGTACTCACATGCAGTTACTGAAGACAGAATCTTTATGCCGTTCCATTTTGCTGGTCATTTCCAAGGTGAGGATTTATCTCATAAATATCCAAAAGGTACAAAACCTTATGCTGTGGGCGAGAGTGCTAATACTGTTACTAATTACGGTTATGACATTGTTACTCAAATCCCTGAAACTAAAGGCGGATTATGCCGCATAGAATACGCGTAA
- a CDS encoding twin-arginine translocation signal domain-containing protein — translation MQESRRNFLKKSALVVGTAAVSATALAANKGEALEADSNGVVVGTSTKKEILYKKTKAWEDFYKQAL, via the coding sequence ATGCAAGAAAGTAGAAGAAACTTCCTCAAAAAAAGTGCATTAGTTGTTGGAACTGCTGCTGTCAGTGCCACGGCGTTAGCTGCTAATAAAGGAGAGGCTTTAGAAGCTGATTCAAACGGAGTTGTTGTAGGGACATCTACTAAAAAAGAGATTCTTTACAAAAAAACAAAAGCTTGGGAAGATTTTTATAAACAAGCTTTATAG
- a CDS encoding TorD/DmsD family molecular chaperone, whose protein sequence is MNEEKMNKARALYYAMFSRFFVFTIDNKRYFELINFIDILRESPLDKSSALAFENIRAVVKSESNIAFMKEFDAIFHSPESQTVRTTASYYDEDIESGKKRVEMQNFLAKTKIRRDEKAYSDYEDHIGFIFSVMSELCELIANGEEQYKSTAHCIFEQILNEFVDKFSKELYEHENADIFKNIVVLLKSFIEFERVYLEVQTPLHVKSKAKPKVKDDSLPEEEIARRERNRLLRQKGPKQEQSACSIDVIRDVEDDI, encoded by the coding sequence ATGAATGAAGAAAAAATGAACAAAGCGAGAGCTTTATACTATGCGATGTTTTCAAGATTTTTTGTTTTTACAATTGACAATAAAAGATATTTTGAGCTGATTAATTTTATAGATATTTTGAGAGAAAGCCCATTAGATAAAAGCTCGGCTTTAGCCTTTGAAAATATAAGAGCCGTTGTTAAATCTGAATCTAATATTGCATTTATGAAAGAGTTTGATGCAATCTTCCACTCTCCTGAGAGTCAAACGGTAAGAACTACTGCCTCATACTACGATGAAGATATAGAGAGTGGGAAGAAAAGAGTTGAGATGCAAAATTTTCTAGCTAAAACAAAAATCAGAAGAGACGAAAAAGCTTATTCTGACTATGAAGATCATATCGGTTTTATCTTTTCAGTAATGAGTGAGCTTTGTGAACTGATAGCTAATGGAGAAGAGCAATATAAAAGTACGGCACATTGTATTTTTGAACAAATATTAAATGAGTTTGTTGACAAGTTTTCCAAAGAACTTTATGAGCATGAAAATGCAGATATCTTTAAAAATATAGTTGTTCTGCTTAAGTCATTTATAGAGTTTGAGAGAGTTTATTTGGAAGTGCAAACGCCTCTACATGTAAAGAGTAAAGCTAAGCCTAAAGTTAAGGATGATTCTCTTCCTGAGGAAGAAATTGCAAGAAGAGAGAGAAATAGACTTTTAAGACAAAAAGGGCCAAAACAAGAACAAAGTGCTTGTTCTATAGATGTGATTCGTGATGTTGAGGATGACATTTAG
- a CDS encoding 4Fe-4S binding protein, which yields MQEFVYFSDRGLDFPLPENILVTSTLSTASNNNFIVSNSKNVYGEIIADEIDFYISNSKDTIANKIKNVEKLYEINAIRFDMAQDIKYTQKISTDVLLVSTKEQKEEFLKSMIPNEFNLLHVTPDVVKSISGHIGNLTVIANDNFKDATLHVSQIVWYDQEEIATKQSGTFDPLESSLDDVLATLRTNISNYEYKKAIVYNQNICQYHGRREVTCGKCAEVCPTVAIQRDDNVKHLLFSQIDCHGCGGCISVCPSGALDYASLNRESIYDISRYFRGHIPLVIPQKMNIKELHVELKENVLPFAIEGEKFLHEGTLLTITQESGSQVIFYSDFLSKGTKDAIRILNDIYQKRHNLDAIIVAMNKDELIDALQRVSLVEGSKHSINELNINKREIFATRLKNIVGEDDLGEVKTGEHIHYAKVNVNEANCTLCLACVGACNVDALVANVDDNSLRINPSICTACGFCELSCPEKDCLTIEKDVIKLNPTWFKEQVLAKDTLFACVECGKEFATTKAIEKIASIMSPIFAKDPVKEKTLYCCESCKPKIMMSSYMENKNLYKSPGDM from the coding sequence ATGCAAGAATTTGTCTATTTTAGCGATAGAGGGCTTGACTTTCCACTCCCTGAAAATATACTTGTAACCTCCACACTTTCAACTGCTTCAAATAACAACTTTATAGTATCAAATTCAAAAAATGTTTATGGCGAGATAATTGCAGATGAAATTGATTTTTATATTAGCAATTCAAAAGACACCATTGCAAACAAGATTAAGAATGTAGAAAAATTATATGAGATAAATGCTATCAGATTTGATATGGCTCAGGACATAAAATATACTCAAAAAATATCAACAGATGTTTTACTTGTATCTACTAAAGAACAAAAAGAAGAGTTTTTAAAATCTATGATTCCTAATGAGTTTAATCTCTTACATGTAACACCTGATGTTGTAAAATCTATATCTGGACATATTGGAAATTTAACGGTAATTGCAAATGATAACTTCAAAGATGCAACTCTTCACGTTTCTCAAATAGTATGGTATGACCAAGAAGAAATTGCAACTAAACAAAGTGGAACTTTTGATCCACTAGAGAGTTCACTCGATGATGTTCTTGCAACTTTGCGTACAAATATAAGTAATTATGAGTATAAAAAAGCTATTGTTTACAATCAAAATATTTGTCAGTATCATGGAAGAAGAGAAGTTACATGTGGCAAGTGTGCAGAGGTATGTCCAACAGTCGCAATACAAAGAGATGATAATGTAAAACATCTTTTATTCTCACAAATAGATTGTCACGGTTGTGGCGGATGTATATCTGTATGTCCATCTGGAGCACTTGATTATGCTTCTTTAAATAGAGAAAGTATTTATGACATCTCAAGATATTTTAGAGGGCATATCCCTTTAGTTATTCCTCAAAAAATGAACATTAAAGAGCTACATGTAGAGCTAAAAGAAAATGTTTTACCTTTTGCTATAGAGGGTGAAAAGTTCTTACATGAAGGGACACTACTAACTATTACACAAGAGTCAGGTTCACAAGTAATCTTTTACTCTGATTTCCTCTCAAAGGGGACTAAAGATGCGATTAGAATTTTAAATGACATATATCAAAAGAGACACAATCTCGATGCGATTATTGTAGCAATGAATAAAGATGAACTTATAGATGCCTTGCAGAGAGTGAGTTTAGTCGAAGGTTCAAAACATTCAATAAATGAACTTAATATAAATAAAAGAGAAATTTTCGCAACAAGACTTAAAAACATTGTAGGTGAAGATGACTTAGGTGAGGTTAAAACAGGTGAGCACATTCACTATGCAAAAGTAAATGTAAATGAAGCCAACTGTACTTTGTGTTTAGCTTGTGTAGGTGCATGTAACGTAGATGCACTAGTGGCAAATGTAGATGACAATTCACTAAGAATAAATCCAAGTATCTGTACTGCATGTGGCTTTTGTGAACTCTCATGCCCGGAAAAAGATTGTTTAACTATTGAAAAGGATGTAATAAAACTAAATCCTACTTGGTTTAAAGAACAAGTGTTGGCAAAAGACACGCTGTTTGCATGTGTTGAGTGTGGTAAAGAGTTTGCCACAACAAAAGCTATAGAAAAAATTGCTTCCATTATGTCTCCTATCTTTGCTAAAGATCCAGTGAAAGAGAAAACTCTCTATTGCTGTGAAAGCTGTAAACCTAAGATAATGATGAGTAGTTACATGGAAAATAAAAATCTATACAAATCACCAGGAGATATGTAA